AGAAAGAAGATGCGTGCCGCTCAGCGGATCACGGCCACAGGCAGCGAGCATGCCATGGCGCGTACCCACCACGATGTGAGCGGCAGCAGAACAGTTCAGATCACCCGTGCCCGCGTTCGCGGCGCATCGGCGGCCATCGCAGGTAGGTCATCGCACGCCACAGCCATTCCATCGGGCCGAAGCGGAAGCGCCGCAGCCACAGCTGCGAGATGCCCACCTGCAGCGCGAACAGCAGCAATGCGAACACCAGCTGCCATGCGCGCGGCATCAGGTCGAACCAGCCCAGCCCGTAGTGGTTGAACAGCCAGGTGCAGACCAGCGACTGCGCCAGGTAGTGGGTCAGCGCCATGCGCCCCGCCGGTGCCAGCCAGCCCAGCCGCGCGCGCCAGTGCACGATCCACGCCAGATAGCCCAGGCACATCGGCACCGCGCCGACCGACACCAGCGACATCACCGCGGTGGTTTCAAAGCTGTATTCGCCTGGCGCCAGGTACGGCTTCCACAGTACCCCGCCCAGAGTAACCAGCAGGCCCAGCGGCAGCGCGACCCAGCGCAGGCTGGCATACAGCCGCGGGAAGCGCTCCGGCTCGGTCAACGCACCACTGGCGGCGAACCAGCTGCCGATCAGGAACATGCCCAGCACTTCCGGCCCGGTGATCACCAGCGCGCCCAGCGAGCTGCCGAACTCCTGCAGCCGCTGCACGTTGCCCTGCATCCACGAGCCCTGCCCGTACACCAGGCGCTGCTGGTCGATGGCCTGCTGCGCGTCCACCAGCATCTTTTGCAGGTCCTGCGGCGGCGAGATCGTCACCATCGCGCCGATCAGCAGCATCATCGACACGCCGGCCAGGTAGACCACGATGCCCATCCACGGCAGCCAGCTGCGCGGCGCTTCGCGGCAGGCCAGCAGAGGCAGCGACACCAGCGCGTACATCACCAGGATGTCGCCGGACCAGACCAGCAGCGCGTGGCACAGGCCGATCAGCGCCAGGCCCAGGCTGCGCCGCAGGTAGAACGGCGCGAATTCACGCCCGGCCGCCTGCGCACGTTGCGCCATGACCGCAAAGCCGGCACCGAACAGCAGCGAGAACAGGGTGAAGAACTTGCCCTGCACGAAGATGTAGACGAAGGCGTCGGCCGCGTAATCCAGCCCGTGCCAGCGCGTGTCGATGCCGGTGAAGGCCAGATCCAGCGGTCCGCTGAGGGCCTCGATGTTCATCAGCAGGATGCCCAGCAGGGCCACCCCGCGCAGCACGTCCAGCACCGCGATGCGTTCGCCGGAAGCTACCGGCTGCAGGGAAAGGGAAGCGGCGTTCACGGGGCATCCGGCAGGCAGGTGCGTCATTATGCCGCCGCCCTGCGCGCCATGGACGGCCGCGCCCTGTTCCAGAAACGCAACGACCCGCCGAAGCGGGCCGTTGCTGCCATCACGATCGCGGGGCGATCAGTGCTGGTGACCACCGTCGCCATGGACGTGGCCGTGGTCGATTTCTTCCTTGGCGGCTTCGCGCACTTCAACGATCTCGACGTCGAAATGCAGGTCCTTGCCGGCCATCGGGTGGTTCAGGTCGACGTCGACCACGCTCATGCCGACCTTCTGCACGGTGACCGCGCGCGGGCCGAAGTTGGTCTGCAGCACGACCTGCTGGCCCGGGACCAGCTTGGCGGTACCGAAGTGCTTCTTCGGCACGCGCTGGGACAGGCCTTCGCGGCGCTCGCCGTAGGCATCGGCCGCCGAGACGTCGACGTCGAAGGTCGCGCCGGCTTCCTTGTCCATCATGGCGTTTTCCAGGCCCGGGATGATGTTGCCGTGGCCGATCAGGATCGACAGCGGCTCACCGCGGTCCTTGGACGATTCGATCGGCGCCTGGCCGACCTCGGAGACGGTGTAGTGGAAGCGGACAACGCGGTCTTTTTCGATCTTCATGCGCAACTCTGTCTGGATCTGCCGGAGGCAGGCGGGTTGGGGCGGGTTGTCGCCCGGCGGGGACGCCGCCATCATGACGGCCAATCCAAGGTGGCGCATTATCCGGAGAACATGCACAACACGCCAGTTTCGTCCGGCCTGCGCCGGATCGTCGCGCCCGCCCTGCTGCTGGCCCTGCCCCTGCTGCTGGTCGCCTGCGGTGGCGGCAAGGCCGTCCGCCCCGCCACGCCGCCGCCCACGGCGC
This genomic stretch from Stenotrophomonas sp. SAU14A_NAIMI4_5 harbors:
- a CDS encoding DUF418 domain-containing protein, translated to MTHLPAGCPVNAASLSLQPVASGERIAVLDVLRGVALLGILLMNIEALSGPLDLAFTGIDTRWHGLDYAADAFVYIFVQGKFFTLFSLLFGAGFAVMAQRAQAAGREFAPFYLRRSLGLALIGLCHALLVWSGDILVMYALVSLPLLACREAPRSWLPWMGIVVYLAGVSMMLLIGAMVTISPPQDLQKMLVDAQQAIDQQRLVYGQGSWMQGNVQRLQEFGSSLGALVITGPEVLGMFLIGSWFAASGALTEPERFPRLYASLRWVALPLGLLVTLGGVLWKPYLAPGEYSFETTAVMSLVSVGAVPMCLGYLAWIVHWRARLGWLAPAGRMALTHYLAQSLVCTWLFNHYGLGWFDLMPRAWQLVFALLLFALQVGISQLWLRRFRFGPMEWLWRAMTYLRWPPMRRERGHG
- a CDS encoding peptidylprolyl isomerase is translated as MKIEKDRVVRFHYTVSEVGQAPIESSKDRGEPLSILIGHGNIIPGLENAMMDKEAGATFDVDVSAADAYGERREGLSQRVPKKHFGTAKLVPGQQVVLQTNFGPRAVTVQKVGMSVVDVDLNHPMAGKDLHFDVEIVEVREAAKEEIDHGHVHGDGGHQH